ataatttgttattcatgttttatttctcaaaatatgatGCAtattcctaaccacaaaagaacaaatggctttGATAAtgtagaccatacaacctacattctgtttcatttgacataaagtaacaacaggaaaaaaaatgtgattgggagaaaaatgtaactgtaacttggcacaggactttgtgggtttgacttttggaagctatataactttctggttcagggtgggggtgAGTTTGGGatattgcagctaagcttctgagtataatttgGTGGCCCTGATGtatcagcagtgacttgattacaataaattcttatcatttgccttgtcctgtgtttgagttgtattggatctcagtggaccccataaCATAAaagctttagcacagtatgtaaacactgtccagtatgaatagtttcataatgataaagactacagaggtgtgaaATGCTTCGTTATACTAAACATATCCATAAGGTTTTTCTCTAATacacattctttcatgataatgaagactagagaattgtgcaaacacttgccatattaaatacacttccagggtgtctgtcttagtgttACCATTGCTaggaagagaaatcatgaacaaggcaacttttataaaagcaacagtttaattgggactagcttacagtttcatagaTTTAGACCTTTtttgtcatagcaggaagcaaggcaggcatgaaagaaaatatgatgctggtgaagaagctgagacttgatccaaaggcagccaggaaaagaCTGTGTGCCAGagagctagtaggagggcccattctgcactgggtggaacttcaaagcccccacaatgatgcacttcctccaaggccacatctcataataacttcctcccactccctgagccaagcatatttatactaccacattccactgcctggcccccatatgactgtgcaaacacatgagtgtatggggaccatatttaaaaatagcatacatacaaaatatgtgaggttcaaattaaaaagtcctcatcatctatagaagtctcataaatgttaaaagtccaaagttcaaagtctcttctgagatcattccaatcatgtaactgtaatctcctatacgttcataaatatagcacataatatccatccaaattcacagaatataggtcaccattcctaatcaccattgtgaggaaatactgggccaaaagaagaccaaaagccagcaaggaaatctccaaactctgcatctccatgtctgatgtcaaactgttcttcagatctccaactccttcctgctttgctcactgcaacACAatgctttctctttggctgattttatttcctgaaagtagttttcctgaaaaggtatcccatagctcaggaatctaaaactcttggggtctccaaagtaacttcaaaattatagCTTCTTgctccagtgtctgggatccacagatgatctgtgctcctcaaaagaagctgggtctcatctccagctcttccctctgtagtacACTAGCTTCTGCTTGGCTCCACTcaattgctgctgctgttctttctgctcatcccatgggactgacatcttcaatatgctgggttcttctgtgacaaaattcttgactgcattcctctcatgctctcttcatggtgtcaagccttagctgcactgcatgaaacactcatgccttaaaaccagtgccacctgggtgagtcttacataggactgagtcaagctgcaccacaaagtacaaccttggctacctctggaatacaacttctttctcctcttagaaaacagcagaagatttcacctcagtgaaaATCTTCTTCATCACcattaattttctaactacagccaaccagcatcaattgtctcagtcttcccttctattctttcctctaaaagcagagccacatggacaaagttcctgagttcctctgcttgctggggcccaaacatggccccttctattacttcatcaccagctttctattttccaacaacttcactgcctaagcttggctgtccttgaactttctctgtagatgaatcttgaactcagagatctgcatggctctatcttctgaatgttgagtaatacgtgtgtaacactgttgggggccaacttttagcagaaagcggctatcagctttgcagccatcttgagccatataccctgacatgtgacttggattacaatagcctacaacagctgagcacactctgataatcttggtttagataccttgagattaaaggtgcgtgagattagaggtgtgtgagattaaaggtatgtgacttaagagtatgacttagaagtgtagagatcagatttagagacaagacctaaaggcatgattaaaggtgtaacttagaggcgtggcttagaagtaagacatataaaaggcagaggcagacagtagagaatcagacattagggagacacagaggagagaaccagacacagcagagagaagacaggtagcaggcacttggaagagaacttggaagaagtaacttggaacttggagggactaggagctagggactaggcactaggaactcaagacttaggacttagactgaagaataaacaggattgaattacactctgtctggtctgcattcttcgagtccatcctcactctcgctcttgctgaaccccgacctgcggaccggagcggcagcttgggccgggatacagtggcctcccAAATGTGGGCCggcttgggccgcaacattttttggccgccccaacgtggggctagtgtgaaCCCCAACATAACACTTTGCCCATATctaagctttttattacctaaaacttgttctgtaccaggatgacttgaatcagagatctgcttgatgttcatctcttGGGAtttaaagtgtgtgccaccatgcctggacctaagtatatcctatatccttttagattttaaactgaaaacccagtatagtaatcacaatctgtcaatttgacacatacttgtatcttcttatgttcacataaaaataatgcctaacattatacagttctcattcatacaacttcacatccatatgtttaggtggatggaatcttgccatatcaccatttctttaatagcATTGTGTATCTTAGATCACAAGATAtaccttcattcaacttcctggtgagattttctcttgaagctaacatttcatatttttcctttctaagattactaagcatgatcaaaacaatcaccatgagagtagacacaggccaaaggctatgcttgtctttcctgagacttcatcaatgcaattaacaaaataaacctctttaccttcagatgagagcaaaagacagcaacattcttcagcaaaacataaAAACTACATACAAAATTCAagccacccttagtacatatgtgttctccTAGGAAAGCCCATGAAATTCCACTTAATAAaagtacaaatccaaagtctaaaaacccacattgtttccaacaaaaacatggtcaggcctaccaataaaaatacttaatcctggggtaccaacttctgtctcagatagaatttccattgctaagaagagacactgtgaccaagacaactgttttaaaggcaaatagttaatttggtctgtcttacactttcaagtgtttagttcatgaccaacatagcaggaagaatgttagcatgcaggcagccatgatgctggagaaggagctgggagttttgcattttcatgagaaggcagtcaggaagagaccATGATCCAGCCAGGTTGTAGGATAGTCTGTTTTATACTGGCCAGAGTTCTAAAGACCACcaccctaggagttcacttccttcaaaacagtaatatctactcccacaaggccaaacatactaatattgccacttcttagggccaagaatattcaaaccaccacagtttattcctactataaattctttcatgcatttaaatataattaGGACACATAGaggctttactacattgattactttcagaaggtttctctctagtatgtgttgatttttatattcagagaatactgtggcatgtaaaggactttccaacttgaggacattcacaacatttctgtccaatttgtggtcttttatgtgtttggagactatagtgataggcacaggcGTCTCTATGTTtgtacattcataaggtttctcttaaGGGTGTGTTAcatgaagtatttggagagtacagtgtcatgcaaagactttacctcattcatgaaatccgtgcagtttctctacagtatgtattcttttatgtatcaagcaatgactgccacatgcaagggcttagcaccttgatgacactgagtgactcttttgaatgtgttctattatgtagtcacagataaatGTGAATTGTCAaggttttatcacagtgattacattaataagGATTCTCTCCTGTGTGatttcttttctgtatgtgtaaAGAATTATGACATACAAAGACTTTGCCACATTATTAATAtacaagcaggtttctctcttgtaTGTGATCTTTTATGTCTTTGcggatgactgtgacttgcaaatgctttacaacactgactacattcataaggtttctctcctgtacatggtctttataaaaatgaaggctgtaaagtgtggggagccaacagagaGTGGCtaccatccttgcagccatcttgagccatataccctgacaagagacttgttttcaatagcttacaacagttaagcacactctgataacatcttgttttagatagccaggattttcccttgggtgtgtgagacttaaaggtgtgacttaagaagtgagacttaagaGTGGTATAAAAagtaagaggcagacagaagaaagtacttggGATTTTGAGACTTGCGATTAGGGACTTGGGACTTGAGActttgaaagagagaagagagaagggaggagagagaaagacaagaataaatgggactgaatcacactctgtctggtctccattctttgcatctgttctcactctctctctcttgctgaaccctgacccacagactggagcagcagtataagccagaacaatttagcccccaagcttctggcagtatgggttccaacatttggcagagcagtcttCTACagtaaagttgtgaaaagtctttaccacattggttacattcatgaggtttctttcaatatgggatcttttatgtttttgagactagTGGAACATACAAaggcttttaccacaatgattacattcatagttctgtccaatatgggttcttttatgttttgggggaaaatctttatggaaaggattttaccacaatgattacattcataggttttttcccaatatgtgtccttttatggttTTAGagacaaaaactttgtgaaaaggcttttaccatattaattacattcacacagtttctctccagtatgtgatcatttatgtctctGGAGACTTTTCACTTATAAATgggtttttccacattgattacataactaaattttctctctggtatgggttcttttatgatattggagatgaccttgttgtgtaaagcctttaccacattgattacattcataaggtttctctccagtatgtgttcttttatgacattggagactactgtgagatgaaaaggctttaccacattgattacattcataaggcttctctccagtgtgtgttcttttatgtctttggagatgactgtgacataaaaaggctttaccacattgattacattcataaggtctctctctggtatgtgttcttttatgatatcggagagtactgtgacatgaaaaggctttatcacattggttacattcataaggtttctctccagtatgtgttcttttatgagtttggagatgactgtgacataaaaaggctttaccacattgattacattcataaggtttctctccagtgtgttttcttttatgatattggagatgaccttGTTGTGTAAaccctttaccacattgattacattcataaggtttctttccagtatgtgttcttgtatGACATTGGAGACTGCTGTgagatgaaaaggctttaccacattgattacattcataaggcttctttccagtgtgtgttcttttatgtctttggagatgactatgacatgaaaaggctttaccacattgattacattcataaggcttctctccagtgtgtgttcttttatgatatcggagagtactgtgacatgaaaaggctttatcacattggttacattcataaggtttctctccagtatgtgttcttttatgagtttggagatgactgtgacatgaaaaggatttaccacattgattacattcataaggtttctctccagtgtgtgttcttttatgagatcggagatgactgtgacatgaaaaggctttaccacattggttacattcataaggtttctctccagtatgtgttcttttatgtctttggagactactgtgacatgaaaaggctttaccacagtgattacattcataaggtttctctccagtatgtgttcttttatgtctttggagatgactgtgatgtgaaaaggctttaccacagtgactacattcataaggtttctctccagtatgtgttcttttatgagtttggagattactgtgacgtgaaaaggctttaccacactgattacattcatgtggtttctctccagtatgacttctttcatgcctgcaacaataatgggcacatgtgaaagctttaccacattcattagcctgatcaatcattttaccaatatgaataaatattacagttggtctaataataaagaacactcagatcttaagctTTCATCACTTTGGATGTTCATGGTGTTCTTGTTCACTCTGGGTTGTTTTCcatctttgaaaatacctgtgatggtggGAAAATTTATGACATGGCTCACATTCAtgacatcctttttctatatgagatttctatatgatgtatgATGACTTTgcaataaactttaaaatttcaCTAAAGAATATgagtgtcaccaactttatcatggagtatttgcttattagaaggtta
The DNA window shown above is from Arvicanthis niloticus isolate mArvNil1 chromosome 15, mArvNil1.pat.X, whole genome shotgun sequence and carries:
- the LOC143434485 gene encoding uncharacterized protein LOC143434485, whose product is MQAIHLAYRKKTAFVVTKAQDAVTYDDVHVNFTAEEWSLLDSSQKNLYKDVMLETYWNLTAIGYNLKDHHIEEQHQSSRSHKRPTVIFIHIGKMIDQANECGKAFTCAHYCCRHERSHTGEKPHECNQCGKAFSRHSNLQTHKRTHTGEKPYECSHCGKAFSHHSHLQRHKRTHTGEKPYECNHCGKAFSCHSSLQRHKRTHTGEKPYECNQCGKAFSCHSHLRSHKRTHTGEKPYECNQCGKSFSCHSHLQTHKRTHTGEKPYECNQCDKAFSCHSTLRYHKRTHTGEKPYECNQCGKAFSCHSHLQRHKRTHTGKKPYECNQCGKAFSSHSSLQCHTRTHTGKKPYECNQCGKGFTQQGHLQYHKRKHTGEKPYECNQCGKAFLCHSHLQTHKRTHTGEKPYECNQCDKAFSCHSTLRYHKRTHTRERPYECNQCGKAFLCHSHLQRHKRTHTGEKPYECNQCGKAFSSHSSLQCHKRTHTGEKPYECNQCGKGFTQQGHLQYHKRTDHILERNCVNVINMVTIGKTIILKNNVKVLEDMKDIFNEVEQPTVNKNTMNTQSDKNLMI